In Crocosphaera sp. UHCC 0190, the following proteins share a genomic window:
- a CDS encoding DUF502 domain-containing protein, with translation MLQRFKQDLKNDLIAGLLVVIPLATTIWLTITIATWVINLLTQIPKQLNPFDGLDPILSSCLNLTVGFAVPLLCILIIGLMARNIAGRWLLDLGERILQSIPLAGAVYKTLQQILETLFKDSKTKFRRVVMVEYPRRGVWSIGFVTGTLSPSLQAHLDEPMLSVFIPTTPNPTSGWYAIIANNDVINVPISIEDAFKVLISGGIVSPNNPATIPLSLSQPNKTPQVVLDNSLIPEENHPIALEEESSTLNPD, from the coding sequence GTGCTACAACGCTTCAAACAGGATTTAAAAAACGATCTCATTGCGGGTTTATTAGTTGTCATTCCCTTGGCGACAACAATCTGGTTAACGATTACAATCGCTACCTGGGTGATCAATCTTCTAACCCAAATTCCCAAGCAACTCAACCCTTTTGATGGACTCGATCCGATTTTGAGTTCCTGTCTCAATTTAACCGTGGGATTTGCAGTTCCGTTGCTGTGTATTTTAATTATTGGTTTGATGGCCCGTAATATTGCGGGTCGATGGCTCTTAGATTTAGGAGAGCGGATTTTACAATCCATTCCCCTCGCCGGGGCCGTGTATAAAACCTTACAACAAATTTTAGAAACCCTTTTCAAAGATTCTAAAACCAAATTTCGTCGCGTCGTCATGGTTGAATATCCCAGACGCGGGGTTTGGAGTATTGGTTTTGTCACAGGAACCCTTAGCCCTTCTCTACAAGCTCATCTTGACGAACCGATGTTGAGTGTTTTTATCCCGACGACTCCTAATCCGACATCGGGATGGTACGCGATTATTGCTAACAATGATGTGATTAACGTGCCTATTTCTATTGAAGATGCTTTCAAAGTGCTAATTTCTGGTGGTATTGTCAGTCCCAATAACCCTGCAACGATTCCACTGTCTTTATCCCAACCGAATAAGACTCCCCAAGTTGTTCTGGATAATTCCCTAATCCCAGAAGAAAATCACCCTATCGCCCTAGAAGAAGAGTCTTCAACCCTTAACCCTGATTGA
- the nusB gene encoding transcription antitermination factor NusB, which yields MPPRQQPRRIARELALLSLSQIKGNAEKMEQVALNNLVLAAIRTLTSEVQDSLETASAEVTRGHDQLFKYETRATTLESAKAMIQDALTLTQGAINRLATAVEFPEMIQLSSQYEVREYALEIIGAVHRRRKEIDEQIEAVLQDWQLRRLAKIDQDILRLAVAEMLFLEVPQKVAINEAVELAKRYSDDDGYRFINGVLRRFTEQMRKVN from the coding sequence ATGCCCCCTCGTCAGCAACCGCGCCGCATTGCCCGTGAACTTGCTTTATTAAGTCTCAGTCAAATTAAGGGAAATGCTGAAAAAATGGAGCAAGTTGCTCTCAATAACCTTGTTTTAGCTGCGATTCGTACCCTCACCAGTGAAGTTCAAGACAGCCTAGAAACGGCCTCAGCAGAGGTAACGAGAGGCCATGATCAGCTTTTTAAATACGAAACCCGCGCCACCACTCTCGAAAGTGCTAAGGCGATGATCCAAGATGCTTTAACTTTAACTCAAGGGGCGATTAATCGTCTGGCCACTGCGGTAGAATTTCCCGAAATGATTCAATTATCAAGTCAATATGAAGTGCGAGAATATGCCTTAGAAATTATTGGGGCAGTCCATCGACGACGCAAAGAAATTGATGAACAAATTGAGGCGGTTTTACAAGATTGGCAGTTGCGTCGTTTAGCGAAAATTGACCAAGATATTTTACGTCTTGCTGTGGCTGAAATGTTATTTCTTGAAGTTCCGCAAAAAGTAGCGATTAATGAAGCAGTAGAATTAGCCAAACGTTATTCGGATGATGATGGTTATCGTTTTATTAATGGGGTTTTAAGACGGTTTACAGAGCAGATGAGAAAGGTTAATTAG
- a CDS encoding REP-associated tyrosine transposase — protein sequence MSNYRRLYVPAGTYFFTIVTYQRNPYFANSDNVNKLREAVATVKQEMPFNIIGAVILPDHLHFLWTLPPEDQNYSKRIGRIKTIFTKSFRGNNTLPDTVSISRQKHRESDVWQRRFWEHSLKDESELETYLNYIHYNPVKHGLVSCPHSWLYSSFHTWVQKDGYSSNWGCVCQGKFDKIYYFDKIKNYVGE from the coding sequence ATGTCTAATTATCGTCGTCTGTATGTTCCTGCTGGAACCTATTTTTTTACAATTGTTACTTATCAAAGAAACCCTTACTTTGCTAATTCTGATAATGTTAACAAACTTCGTGAAGCGGTAGCTACTGTAAAACAAGAAATGCCTTTTAATATTATTGGTGCAGTAATTTTACCGGATCATCTTCATTTTCTTTGGACATTACCCCCTGAAGATCAAAACTATTCTAAACGCATTGGACGAATTAAAACAATATTTACTAAATCATTCCGAGGCAATAACACTTTACCTGATACGGTTTCTATTTCTCGACAAAAACATCGTGAAAGTGATGTTTGGCAACGACGTTTTTGGGAACACAGCCTAAAAGATGAATCAGAATTAGAAACTTATTTGAATTATATTCATTATAATCCAGTTAAACATGGTTTAGTTTCTTGTCCCCATTCATGGTTATATTCAAGTTTTCATACTTGGGTTCAAAAAGACGGATATTCATCTAATTGGGGATGTGTTTGTCAGGGAAAATTCGATAAGATTTATTATTTTGATAAGATTAAAAATTATGTGGGGGAATAA
- the bchB gene encoding ferredoxin:protochlorophyllide reductase (ATP-dependent) subunit B gives MKLAYWMYAGPAHIGTLRIASSFKNVHAIMHAPLGDDYFNVMRSMLERERNFTPVTASIVDRNVLARGSQEKVIDNIVRKDGEENPDLIVLTPTCTSSILQEDLANFVDRAQMDAKGDVMLADVNHYRYNELQAADRTLHQIVKFYLEKARKKGELPEGKTANPSVNIIGISTLGFHNQHDCTELKRLMKDLGIEVNEVIPEGASVHNLKNLPKAWFNLTPYRELGLMSAQYLQEEFGMPYVDITPMGVVETARCIRKIQQVINAQGANVDYENYINEQTLYVSQAAWFSRSIDCQNLTGKKAVVFGDNTHAAAITKILAREMGIHVVLAGTYCKYDAEWFKEQVSEYCDEVLISDDNGAIGDAIARIEPSAIFGTQMERHVGKRLDIPCGVIAAPIHIQNFPIGYKPFCGYEGTNQIADLVYNSFTLGMEDHLLEIFGGHDTKEVITKGISADSDLNWNKEAQGELNKVPGFVRGKVKRNTEKFARERGFSEITLEVMYAAKEAVGA, from the coding sequence ATGAAACTCGCTTATTGGATGTATGCTGGCCCTGCACACATTGGAACCCTACGCATTGCTAGTTCCTTCAAAAACGTCCATGCGATTATGCACGCACCCCTTGGCGATGATTATTTTAACGTAATGCGGTCAATGTTGGAAAGGGAAAGAAATTTCACCCCTGTTACTGCCAGTATTGTAGATCGTAACGTTTTAGCGCGGGGTTCTCAAGAGAAAGTTATCGATAATATTGTTCGTAAAGATGGGGAAGAAAACCCTGATTTAATTGTCTTAACGCCTACTTGTACCTCTAGTATTTTACAAGAAGATTTAGCCAATTTTGTAGACCGCGCACAAATGGATGCTAAAGGGGATGTCATGTTAGCGGATGTTAATCATTATCGCTACAATGAGTTACAAGCAGCCGACAGAACTTTGCATCAAATTGTTAAATTTTACCTGGAAAAAGCTCGTAAAAAAGGAGAGTTACCGGAAGGAAAAACCGCGAATCCTTCGGTTAATATTATCGGTATTTCTACCCTGGGTTTCCATAATCAACATGACTGTACAGAATTAAAACGGTTAATGAAAGATTTGGGAATTGAAGTTAATGAAGTGATTCCTGAAGGTGCATCAGTTCATAACTTAAAGAACTTACCTAAAGCTTGGTTTAATTTGACTCCTTATCGGGAATTAGGGTTAATGTCAGCCCAATATTTACAGGAAGAATTTGGGATGCCTTATGTGGATATTACCCCGATGGGAGTGGTAGAAACAGCGCGGTGTATTCGGAAGATTCAACAGGTAATTAATGCTCAAGGTGCTAATGTTGATTATGAAAATTATATCAACGAACAGACCTTATATGTGTCTCAAGCTGCTTGGTTTTCTCGGTCGATTGACTGTCAGAATTTAACGGGTAAAAAAGCGGTTGTCTTTGGGGATAATACCCATGCTGCTGCGATTACTAAAATTCTCGCACGGGAGATGGGAATTCATGTGGTTTTAGCGGGAACTTATTGTAAATATGATGCAGAATGGTTCAAGGAACAAGTTAGCGAATATTGCGATGAAGTGTTAATTAGTGATGATAATGGGGCCATTGGTGATGCGATCGCACGCATTGAACCTTCTGCTATTTTTGGCACCCAAATGGAACGTCATGTCGGGAAAAGATTAGACATTCCTTGTGGGGTTATTGCCGCACCAATTCACATTCAAAACTTCCCCATTGGTTACAAACCTTTCTGTGGTTATGAAGGCACAAATCAGATTGCAGATTTAGTGTACAATTCCTTTACTTTGGGGATGGAAGATCACCTCTTAGAAATCTTTGGGGGACATGATACTAAGGAGGTAATTACGAAAGGAATTTCGGCTGATTCTGATTTGAATTGGAACAAAGAAGCACAAGGAGAATTGAATAAGGTTCCTGGTTTTGTACGGGGTAAAGTGAAACGAAATACTGAAAAGTTTGCCCGTGAACGAGGATTCTCTGAGATTACTCTTGAGGTAATGTATGCAGCGAAAGAAGCGGTAGGTGCTTAA